The uncultured Desulfuromonas sp. genome has a segment encoding these proteins:
- the atpE gene encoding ATP synthase F0 subunit C, translating into MTFFAWCMIAAGFGMAIGSFGTGLGQGLAIKSAVEGVARNPSASGKILTTMMIGLAMIESLAIYVFVVAMIILFANPFTAQVMELAGK; encoded by the coding sequence ATGACTTTTTTCGCATGGTGCATGATCGCAGCTGGTTTCGGTATGGCTATTGGTTCTTTCGGTACTGGTCTGGGCCAAGGTCTGGCTATCAAATCTGCCGTTGAAGGTGTTGCTCGCAACCCGAGCGCAAGTGGTAAAATCCTCACCACGATGATGATCGGTCTGGCGATGATCGAGTCCCTCGCTATCTACGTATTCGTTGTAGCGATGATTATTCTGTTCGCCAACCCCTTCACCGCTCAAGTTATGGAACTGGCTGGCAAGTAA
- a CDS encoding ATP synthase subunit I has protein sequence MSDDQLLGQLARRNWIILALLVALSGLFQNLDLTLGVASGGLIAVCGYQWLHRSLVKALCEGGAPAVRGFQLSYVFRLAALAVMLLLLIAVVKVDPIGLVIGLSVVVINIMWTTIKRAIK, from the coding sequence GTGAGTGATGATCAACTGCTCGGACAACTTGCCCGACGCAACTGGATCATTTTGGCACTGCTGGTCGCGTTAAGCGGCCTGTTTCAGAACCTCGACCTGACTCTCGGTGTGGCCAGCGGCGGTTTGATTGCCGTGTGCGGGTATCAATGGCTGCATCGCTCGCTGGTGAAAGCGCTCTGCGAAGGGGGCGCACCGGCGGTCCGGGGGTTTCAACTGAGCTATGTGTTCAGGCTGGCTGCCTTGGCGGTAATGTTGCTGCTGCTGATTGCCGTGGTCAAAGTGGACCCCATCGGCCTGGTTATTGGACTTTCAGTCGTGGTCATCAACATTATGTGGACCACCATAAAGCGCGCTATCAAGTAA
- the atpB gene encoding F0F1 ATP synthase subunit A yields the protein MTHPFLFLQWVEQQLHTHLGEHVTYTWFVMLLLIALAFVVSRGIKMVPSGWQNLMESVVGGIENLIVETMGPKGRTYFPLIATFALFILVSNLVALIPGFYPPTANLNTNAALALTVFAMTHIIGVKEHGISYLKHFMGPILALAPLIFIIEIIGHLARPLSLSLRLFGNMYGHEIVLMIFFALVPLFLPIPMMMMGILVAFIQAFVFTLLAMIYIAGALEEAH from the coding sequence ATGACACATCCCTTTTTATTTCTGCAATGGGTCGAGCAGCAGTTACACACCCACCTCGGCGAGCATGTGACATACACTTGGTTTGTCATGCTGCTGTTGATCGCTCTGGCCTTTGTTGTCTCTCGTGGGATCAAAATGGTTCCCAGCGGCTGGCAGAATCTGATGGAAAGTGTTGTCGGCGGCATTGAGAACCTGATTGTAGAGACCATGGGTCCTAAAGGAAGAACTTATTTTCCTCTTATCGCGACCTTTGCTCTGTTCATTCTGGTGTCCAACCTGGTTGCCCTGATTCCGGGCTTCTATCCGCCGACCGCCAATCTGAACACCAACGCCGCCCTGGCGCTGACCGTGTTTGCCATGACCCATATTATCGGTGTCAAGGAGCACGGTATTTCTTATCTTAAGCACTTCATGGGCCCGATTCTGGCTCTGGCACCGTTGATTTTCATCATTGAAATCATCGGTCACCTGGCCCGTCCGTTGTCCTTGTCTCTGCGTCTTTTCGGTAACATGTACGGACATGAGATCGTGCTGATGATCTTCTTTGCTCTGGTTCCGCTGTTCCTGCCGATCCCCATGATGATGATGGGTATCCTGGTCGCGTTTATCCAGGCGTTTGTTTTCACCCTGCTGGCCATGATCTACATTGCCGGGGCTCTGGAAGAGGCACACTAA
- the mnmH gene encoding tRNA 2-selenouridine(34) synthase MnmH, translating to MLNDNFIIDIDDALRRRDNGALFVDVRSPDEFNDGTIPGAVNVPILSNEQRAEIGTLFKQEGPDAARHRGMHLVAPLIPNMIETILSHRQSHRQPIIIFCWRGGLRSRAMTAFLQLAGYPAFQLRGGHKAFRRTVLDFFEQGNWARMLVLRGLTGVGKTRILQQVEQQGWPVIDLEGMANHRGSAFGGVGLGRQPSQKTFEALLWDQLRRVESGGWALTEGESRHIGRLLLPLRFYQSLQEETTLWLETSMDNRVRIILEDYQVDELPLEAFIPPIESIKCRLGGKETEQMLELLHHKQWHQLISELMVKYYDPLYRHTRPDDRIDLNIDPFAEQQPELKQAIDRILATPNNG from the coding sequence ATGCTCAACGACAATTTTATTATTGATATTGACGATGCCCTGCGCCGCCGTGACAACGGTGCGCTGTTCGTCGACGTCCGCAGTCCGGATGAATTTAACGACGGCACCATTCCGGGTGCGGTTAACGTTCCCATTCTGTCCAACGAGCAGCGCGCTGAAATCGGCACGTTATTCAAACAGGAAGGGCCGGATGCCGCACGTCACCGCGGCATGCACCTGGTGGCACCGCTCATTCCAAACATGATTGAGACCATTCTTTCTCATCGCCAGTCGCACCGTCAACCCATCATTATCTTTTGCTGGCGTGGCGGACTACGCAGCCGGGCCATGACCGCCTTTCTGCAACTGGCCGGCTACCCGGCCTTCCAATTGCGCGGCGGCCACAAGGCCTTTCGTCGCACTGTGCTGGATTTTTTTGAACAGGGCAACTGGGCGCGTATGCTGGTGCTGCGCGGTCTGACCGGCGTCGGCAAGACCCGTATTCTGCAGCAGGTCGAACAACAGGGCTGGCCGGTGATTGATCTCGAAGGCATGGCGAATCATCGGGGCAGCGCGTTCGGCGGTGTCGGTCTTGGCCGTCAACCATCGCAAAAGACGTTTGAAGCGTTGCTGTGGGACCAATTACGTCGAGTGGAATCCGGCGGTTGGGCGCTCACCGAAGGGGAAAGCCGCCACATTGGACGCCTGTTGCTGCCGCTGCGCTTTTACCAGAGCCTACAGGAGGAAACGACCCTCTGGCTCGAGACGTCCATGGACAACCGGGTGCGCATTATTCTGGAAGATTATCAGGTGGACGAGTTGCCCCTTGAGGCATTTATCCCCCCAATCGAATCGATTAAGTGTCGCCTGGGTGGCAAAGAGACCGAGCAGATGCTCGAGTTACTGCACCATAAGCAGTGGCACCAGTTGATTTCGGAATTGATGGTGAAATATTACGACCCCCTCTATCGTCATACCCGCCCGGATGATCGCATCGACTTGAACATTGATCCTTTTGCCGAACAGCAGCCGGAACTGAAACAGGCCATTGACAGGATACTTGCAACACCTAATAATGGATAA
- a CDS encoding AtpZ/AtpI family protein: MAENRRELYKSLGFLSSVGICMVASILIGMAMGYYLDQWLGTKPWMLLIFLGFGIVSGFRNIFILTNRELRRQKQESQDDSE, encoded by the coding sequence ATGGCCGAAAACCGGCGTGAACTCTATAAATCTCTTGGTTTCTTGTCCAGTGTCGGCATCTGCATGGTTGCGTCGATTCTTATCGGCATGGCCATGGGCTACTACCTTGATCAGTGGCTTGGAACCAAGCCATGGATGCTGTTGATTTTCCTGGGGTTTGGTATTGTCTCAGGATTCAGAAATATTTTTATTCTGACCAATCGCGAATTGCGGCGTCAGAAACAGGAGAGTCAGGACGACAGTGAGTGA